The Mustela nigripes isolate SB6536 chromosome 4, MUSNIG.SB6536, whole genome shotgun sequence genome includes a window with the following:
- the GPR22 gene encoding G-protein coupled receptor 22: MCFSPILEINMQSESNITVRDDIDDINTNMYQPLSYPLSFQVSLTGFLMLEIVLGLGSNLTVLVLYCMKSNLINSVSNIITMNLHVLDVIICVGCIPLTIVILLLSLESNTALICCFHEACVSFASVSTAINVFAITLDRYDISVKPANRILTMGRAVMLMISIWIFSFFSFLIPFIEVNFFSLQSGNTWENKTLLCVSTNEYYTELGMYYHLLVQIPIFFFTVIVMLITYTKILQALNIRIGTRFSTGQKKKTRKKKTISLTTQHETTDMSQSSGGRNVVFGVRTSVSVIIALRRAVKRHRERRERQKRVFRMSLLIISTFLLCWTPISVLNTTILCLGPSDLLVKLRLCFLVMAYGTTIFHPLLYAFTRQKFQKVLKSKMKKRVVSIVEADPLPNNAVIHNSWIDPKRNKKITFEDSEIREKCLVPQVVTD, translated from the coding sequence atgtgtttttctcccattctggaaATCAACATGCAGTCTGAATCTAACATTACAGTGCGAGATGACATTGATGACATCAACACCAATATGTACCAACCACTATCATATCCATTAAGCTTTCAAGTGTCTCTCACCGGATTTCTTATGTTAGAAATTGTGTTGGGACTTGGCAGCAACCTTACCGTATTGGTACTTTACTGCATGAAATCCAACTTAATCAACTCTGTCAGTAACATTATTACAATGAATCTTCATGTACTTGATGTAATAATTTGTGTGGGATGTATTCCTCTAACTATAGTTATCCTTCTGCTTTCACTGGAGAGTAACACTGCTCTCATCTGCTGTTTCCATGAGGCCTGTGTATCTTTTGCAAGTGTCTCAACAGCAATCAACGTTTTTGCTATCACTTTGGACAGATATGACATCTCTGTAAAACCTGCAAACCGAATTCTGACAATGGGCAGAGCTGTAATGCTAATGATATCCATTTGGATCTTTtcgtttttctctttcctgatccCCTTTATTGAGGTAAATTTTTTCAGTCTTCAAAGTGGAAATACGTGGGAAAACAAGACACTTTTGTGTGTCAGTACAAATGAATACTACACCGAACTGGGAATGTATTACCACCTGCTAGTACAGATCCCAATATTCTTTTTCACTGTCATAGTAATGTTAATCACATACACCAAAATCCTTCAGGCTCTTAACATTCGAATCGGCACAAGATTTTCAACagggcagaagaagaaaacaagaaagaaaaagacaatttctcTAACCACACAGCACGAGACTACAGACATGTCACAAAGCAGTGGTGGGAGAAATGTGGTCTTTGGTGTAAGAACTTCAGTCTCTGTAATAATCGCCCTCCGGCGAGCCGTGAAACGACACCGTGAGCGACGGGAAAGGCAAAAAAGAGTCTTCAGGATGTCTTTATTGattatttctacatttcttcTCTGCTGGACAcccatttctgttttaaatactACCATTTTATGTTTAGGCCCAAGTGACCTTTTAGTAAAATTAAGGTTGTGTTTTCTAGTCATGGCTTATGGAACAACTATATTTCACCCTTTATTATATGCATTTACCAGACAAAAATTTCAGAAGGtcttgaaaagtaaaatgaaaaagcgAGTTGTTTCCATAGTGGAAGCTGATCCTCTGCCTAATAATGCTGTAATACACAATTCTTGGATAGatcctaaaagaaacaaaaaaattacctttgaagacagtgaaataagagaaaaatgtttagtACCTCAGGTTGTCACAGACTAG